The following proteins come from a genomic window of Ornithinimicrobium cryptoxanthini:
- a CDS encoding RDD family protein has translation MASAERQQQAWEAGGEGERLVARALREACWPALHDQAWPGRPRANIDHVALSLSRIWMIDAKHWSGDVTIRQGVLRQNGYRRTDYLEKARDAAEAMASVLPAASPRVAPMICLTQSGRDLPATLVDGVIVVGVTHLSRALGPAPEEYEELAGLVADVRESLHREAVGPPRHGAVRATGGRPVTPPLTSTATSRRTPSMSLPSQATRLAPWGLRARATVVDWALMALPLIAASTASPSGDLDMIGGWVWLLIFVFAWMNGRHGSPGKRLFGLRVARAKDGTRLGGWRGLLRGFLLFLTLPATAGLLFVISLLWPLVDRRKQTLHDKAVGAVVTVTRPVGM, from the coding sequence TTGGCCTCCGCAGAGCGCCAGCAGCAGGCGTGGGAGGCGGGTGGCGAGGGAGAGCGGCTCGTCGCCCGAGCCCTGCGCGAAGCCTGTTGGCCCGCGCTCCATGACCAGGCCTGGCCAGGGCGCCCTCGGGCCAACATCGACCATGTGGCGCTCTCCTTGTCACGCATCTGGATGATCGACGCCAAGCACTGGTCCGGCGATGTCACGATCCGGCAGGGCGTGCTGCGGCAGAACGGCTATCGCCGCACCGACTATCTCGAGAAGGCGCGGGACGCGGCCGAAGCCATGGCCTCTGTCCTGCCGGCTGCCAGCCCGCGGGTCGCGCCGATGATCTGCCTCACTCAGTCTGGCCGTGACCTGCCCGCCACGCTGGTCGACGGAGTCATCGTCGTAGGCGTGACGCATCTGTCTCGGGCGCTGGGCCCTGCGCCCGAGGAGTATGAGGAGCTGGCAGGCCTCGTGGCTGACGTGCGGGAGTCACTCCACCGTGAGGCGGTCGGACCGCCACGTCACGGGGCGGTCCGCGCAACAGGGGGCAGACCCGTGACTCCTCCTTTGACCTCGACAGCCACCTCTCGGCGCACGCCATCTATGTCACTCCCCTCTCAGGCCACGCGACTGGCGCCCTGGGGGTTGAGGGCGCGGGCTACGGTGGTGGACTGGGCACTCATGGCACTTCCCCTGATCGCAGCGAGCACGGCGTCACCCAGCGGCGACCTGGACATGATCGGCGGCTGGGTCTGGCTCCTCATCTTCGTCTTTGCCTGGATGAACGGACGTCATGGGTCTCCGGGCAAGAGACTGTTCGGCCTGCGCGTGGCTCGAGCCAAAGATGGGACGCGGCTGGGTGGCTGGCGCGGGCTGCTGCGTGGGTTCCTCCTCTTCCTCACGCTGCCTGCCACCGCGGGCCTCCTGTTTGTGATCTCCCTCCTGTGGCCACTGGTCGATCGACGCAAACAGACCTTGCACGACAAGGCGGTTGGCGCAGTTGTGACAGTCACGCGGCCGGTCGGGATGTAG
- a CDS encoding DUF2254 domain-containing protein: MTLLQRLKERFWFVPALLCLAAVILAELLIWSDRVWRLSLPGWADAFLYRVGESGSRDILGAIAGSSLAVAGTTFSITMAVLALTSSTYGPRLIRNFMADRGNQAVLGVYVATFLYSLLVLRSIRVLGDTRGPDAEVFVPHLAVNFAVVLAVLNVAVLIYFIHHISDSIQISTIARRVRTDLRDTVERLYPEQVGRDEHEVDQHPAHHDDELDQLLAEDAVPVDAGRPGYVTSVRGEDLVEAARDADVLVDLCVRPGQYVLEDTVLARVHALSSDDKKTVDALRAAVQIDDARNPYQDVSFAVQQLTELAVRALSPGINDPFTAINALDDLSSGLSLLAQRELPSTRRYDAHGTLRVHAPQVAAVDLTSTVLDHMRWYAAESPSVMHVSLDLVQRVGSRARDRALRARLLTQVRLLEEAFQAAGHQDHDVEEFTARVREIEQVLTRA, encoded by the coding sequence ATGACCCTGCTGCAGCGGCTCAAGGAACGCTTCTGGTTCGTCCCTGCCCTGCTCTGCCTGGCTGCGGTGATCCTGGCAGAGCTGCTCATCTGGTCCGACCGAGTCTGGCGCCTGTCCCTGCCAGGGTGGGCCGACGCGTTCCTCTACAGGGTCGGCGAGAGTGGCAGCCGGGACATCCTCGGCGCCATCGCCGGCTCCTCCCTGGCGGTCGCCGGCACGACGTTCTCCATCACGATGGCGGTGCTCGCCCTCACCTCCTCCACCTACGGCCCGCGGCTCATCCGCAACTTCATGGCCGACCGGGGCAACCAGGCCGTGCTCGGCGTCTACGTCGCGACCTTCCTCTACAGCCTCCTGGTGCTGCGCTCGATCCGTGTCCTGGGCGACACGAGAGGCCCGGACGCGGAGGTGTTCGTCCCGCACCTGGCGGTGAACTTCGCGGTCGTCCTGGCTGTGCTCAACGTGGCGGTGCTGATCTACTTCATCCACCACATCTCCGACTCCATCCAGATCTCCACGATCGCCCGTCGGGTGCGCACCGACCTGCGCGACACCGTCGAGCGGCTCTATCCCGAGCAGGTGGGCCGCGACGAGCACGAGGTCGACCAGCATCCGGCGCACCACGACGACGAGCTGGACCAGCTCCTCGCCGAGGACGCGGTTCCGGTCGACGCCGGCCGGCCGGGCTACGTGACCTCGGTGCGCGGCGAGGACCTGGTGGAGGCGGCCCGGGACGCGGACGTGCTGGTCGACCTGTGCGTCCGACCTGGTCAGTACGTGCTGGAGGACACCGTGCTCGCCAGAGTGCACGCCCTGAGCAGCGACGACAAGAAGACCGTCGACGCGCTGCGCGCGGCGGTCCAGATCGACGACGCCCGCAACCCCTACCAAGACGTCTCCTTCGCGGTCCAGCAGCTGACCGAGCTCGCGGTCCGCGCTCTTTCCCCCGGCATCAACGACCCGTTCACCGCCATCAACGCTCTGGACGACCTGTCCTCCGGACTGTCACTTCTGGCACAGCGCGAGCTGCCCTCGACCCGCCGCTACGACGCCCACGGCACCCTGCGTGTGCACGCACCGCAGGTGGCGGCCGTCGACCTCACCTCCACCGTGCTGGACCACATGCGCTGGTATGCCGCTGAGTCACCCTCGGTCATGCACGTCTCGCTGGACCTGGTCCAGCGGGTCGGAAGCCGCGCCCGCGACCGTGCCCTGCGGGCCCGGCTGCTGACCCAGGTCCGGCTGCTCGAGGAGGCGTTCCAGGCCGCGGGTCATCAGGACCACGACGTGGAGGAGTTCACCGCCCGGGTGCGCGAGATCGAGCAGGTGCTCACCCGGGCTTGA
- a CDS encoding response regulator, with protein MLLVDDQPRYMQALASVVGETVGFTVVGQAGTGEECLRLAPTLRADLVLLDVNLPGLDGVEVARRLRGGDAPPVVVLLSTYDEEAGERFVVESGANAYVTKSAFAPELLTRMWARWSA; from the coding sequence GTGTTGCTGGTCGACGACCAGCCGAGGTATATGCAGGCGCTGGCGTCCGTGGTGGGAGAGACGGTCGGTTTCACGGTCGTGGGGCAGGCTGGCACGGGCGAGGAGTGCCTGCGACTGGCCCCGACGCTGCGCGCGGATCTGGTGCTCCTGGATGTGAACCTGCCCGGCCTGGACGGCGTGGAGGTGGCACGCCGGCTGCGGGGTGGCGACGCACCACCCGTGGTGGTGCTGCTGTCGACGTATGACGAGGAAGCAGGCGAGCGCTTCGTCGTCGAGTCGGGGGCGAACGCCTACGTGACGAAGTCGGCCTTCGCACCCGAGCTCCTGACTCGAATGTGGGCGCGGTGGTCAGCCTGA
- a CDS encoding sensor histidine kinase — MRTRSVLPRLRHPWVGRLAVMAVLLGLVVGVYVVVVLAGGVLIGSTDSPSVLLSVLATVVVALLFAPVQAALERSVARAGHHSVATPYDVLSRFSEDLTTGGTTDGLPGRMAKLLAEGTGAQWAQVWLVVAGRLTLAGTWPVDAGTDTRQPSVQLTGQAGAEEAGRRSMQVRHDGQLLGVLRLQERPGLALTAVEQRLFAGLVGQAGLVLRLVALQAQLEARHDELVGHADDLRASRQRLVDTQDAERRRLERDMHDGAQQHLVALAVNLRLAQAVAESSPQRAAQLLASQADAALETIATLSSLSRGIYPTLLQEAGLLVALRSALAASPTPVTVHPAPLGRLPAPVEAALYFCALEAVQNATKHSGADHVSVEVVQEDQHHWSLTVVDDGVGFDSELLLAEAGSGGLLNMADRLSAVGGTVDVSSRPGGGTSVTARVPCEECLDPAPTAPALRPVVPA, encoded by the coding sequence ATGCGGACCCGCAGCGTGCTACCCCGCCTGCGCCACCCCTGGGTCGGGCGGCTGGCCGTCATGGCGGTGCTGCTCGGGCTCGTCGTCGGGGTGTATGTCGTCGTGGTCCTGGCGGGCGGCGTCCTCATCGGGAGCACAGACTCACCGTCCGTGCTGCTGTCGGTGCTGGCCACCGTGGTCGTTGCGCTGCTGTTCGCGCCCGTGCAGGCAGCGCTCGAACGGAGCGTGGCCCGGGCCGGGCACCACAGCGTCGCCACACCGTATGACGTGCTGAGCCGGTTCTCCGAGGACCTCACCACGGGCGGCACCACAGATGGGCTGCCCGGTCGGATGGCGAAGCTGTTGGCGGAGGGGACCGGTGCGCAGTGGGCGCAGGTCTGGCTGGTCGTCGCCGGTCGGCTGACCCTGGCCGGCACCTGGCCGGTCGACGCCGGCACCGACACCAGGCAGCCATCCGTGCAGCTCACGGGCCAGGCCGGTGCCGAGGAGGCCGGACGGCGGTCCATGCAGGTCAGGCACGACGGTCAGCTCCTGGGGGTGCTGCGGTTGCAGGAGCGTCCTGGACTTGCGCTGACTGCGGTGGAGCAACGGCTGTTCGCCGGGCTCGTGGGGCAGGCTGGTCTCGTCCTGCGCCTGGTAGCGCTCCAGGCCCAGCTCGAAGCCCGCCACGATGAGCTGGTGGGTCATGCCGACGACCTGCGCGCCTCCCGGCAGCGGTTGGTCGACACGCAGGACGCGGAGCGGCGGCGCCTGGAGCGGGACATGCACGACGGTGCCCAGCAGCACCTGGTCGCGCTGGCCGTCAACCTGCGCCTCGCCCAGGCAGTTGCAGAAAGCTCCCCACAACGCGCGGCGCAGCTGCTGGCGTCGCAGGCGGATGCGGCGCTGGAGACCATCGCGACGCTCAGCTCGTTGTCCCGTGGCATCTACCCCACGCTGCTGCAGGAGGCCGGCTTGCTGGTCGCCCTGCGCTCCGCCCTCGCCGCCAGCCCCACCCCCGTCACCGTGCACCCCGCCCCGCTGGGGCGCCTGCCGGCGCCGGTGGAGGCAGCACTGTATTTCTGCGCACTCGAGGCGGTCCAGAACGCCACCAAGCACTCTGGTGCCGACCACGTGAGCGTGGAGGTGGTGCAGGAGGACCAGCACCACTGGTCGCTCACCGTGGTCGACGACGGCGTGGGGTTCGACAGCGAGCTGCTCCTCGCCGAGGCAGGCTCGGGTGGTCTCCTTAACATGGCCGACCGGCTCAGCGCGGTCGGCGGAACCGTCGACGTCTCCTCGCGCCCCGGTGGGGGGACGAGCGTGACCGCACGAGTGCCCTGTGAGGAGTGCCTGGATCCGGCACCGACCGCGCCCGCCCTGCGCCCGGTGGTGCCAGCGTGA